The following are encoded together in the Candidatus Tanganyikabacteria bacterium genome:
- a CDS encoding site-specific integrase, translating to MAGTITKRGERTYLVRVDMDRDPVTGKRKRIAKTIHGTKKDAEAWLHKQLTARDTGTYLEPSEETLAGYLKRWLAEAKEASIAPATARMYREFITGYLAGDVGSVPIGKLSALDLQGLYRDLAGDGIGPARIRRLHGMLGSALKQAVRWSLISRNPAAGVELPKLQEAEMCALTEDQAGRFLEAAACDRHYVLWAFLLETGARPGEALALRWKDVDSKARTVTLRRSMTWLDEGRFTFHDTKTRKSVRTIPISDNLAADLKRHRAEQAAARLAAGQAWQDHDLVFAGETGRPLRRSSLSRQHLKPILKAAGLPWSSASTTRGIPARRCSWRAASTSRWLPSAWGIPA from the coding sequence ATGGCTGGGACGATCACCAAGCGCGGCGAGCGGACGTACCTGGTTCGCGTGGACATGGATCGCGACCCCGTGACCGGCAAGCGGAAGCGCATCGCCAAGACCATCCACGGCACCAAGAAGGACGCGGAGGCCTGGTTGCACAAGCAGCTGACTGCCAGGGATACCGGGACGTACCTGGAACCTTCGGAGGAGACCCTGGCCGGGTACCTCAAAAGGTGGCTCGCGGAGGCCAAGGAGGCCAGCATCGCGCCAGCGACGGCCAGGATGTACCGAGAATTCATCACCGGGTACCTCGCGGGCGATGTCGGCAGCGTCCCGATCGGCAAGCTGTCGGCCCTGGACCTGCAAGGCCTTTACCGCGACCTGGCTGGCGACGGGATTGGCCCGGCCCGGATTCGGAGGCTTCACGGGATGCTCGGATCGGCCCTGAAACAAGCCGTCCGCTGGAGCCTGATCTCGCGGAACCCCGCGGCCGGCGTGGAATTGCCGAAGCTCCAGGAAGCCGAGATGTGCGCTTTGACAGAGGATCAGGCCGGGCGGTTCCTCGAAGCCGCGGCGTGCGATCGCCACTACGTCCTGTGGGCGTTCCTGCTGGAGACCGGCGCCCGGCCTGGCGAGGCCCTGGCCCTTCGCTGGAAGGACGTGGACTCGAAAGCGCGGACCGTGACGCTCCGCCGGAGCATGACCTGGCTGGACGAAGGCCGGTTCACCTTCCACGACACCAAGACCCGTAAGAGCGTCCGCACCATTCCGATCAGCGACAACCTGGCGGCCGACCTCAAACGCCACCGCGCCGAGCAGGCAGCGGCGCGCCTCGCGGCAGGCCAGGCCTGGCAGGATCATGATCTGGTGTTTGCCGGCGAGACCGGACGGCCGCTCCGCCGGTCAAGCCTCTCGCGGCAGCATCTCAAGCCGATCTTGAAGGCGGCTGGGCTCCCCTGGAGTTCCGCATCTACGACACGCGGCATACCTGCGCGACGCTGCTCCTGGCGCGCGGCGTCAACATCAAGGTGGTTGCCGAGCGCCTGGGGCATTCCGGCGTGA
- a CDS encoding recombinase family protein gives MKAIGYIRVSTEEQAEEGISLDAQRTALAAYCLMRGLELIEIVADPGVSAGKPLTDRAGGRRVLEAVARDEVGAVVALKLDRLFRDCVDCLTVTAGWDKAAVALHLIDLGGQAIDTSTAMGRFFLTVMAGAAEMERNLIRERTRTAMAELKRQGQAVSRPGYGQRIEAGRLVNDEAEAAVIARARELRGAGLTLQGIADTLTAEGVPTKRGGTWAPATVAGILKRAL, from the coding sequence ATGAAGGCGATCGGGTACATCCGGGTCTCGACCGAGGAGCAGGCCGAGGAGGGGATCAGCCTCGACGCGCAGCGCACGGCGCTGGCCGCCTACTGCCTGATGCGCGGCTTGGAATTGATCGAGATCGTGGCCGATCCCGGTGTGAGTGCCGGCAAGCCGCTCACCGACCGCGCTGGCGGCCGGCGGGTACTCGAAGCCGTGGCGCGCGACGAGGTGGGAGCCGTCGTGGCGCTCAAGCTGGACCGGCTGTTCCGCGATTGCGTGGACTGCCTGACGGTCACGGCCGGCTGGGACAAGGCCGCGGTGGCGCTCCACCTGATCGACCTGGGAGGCCAAGCGATCGACACCAGCACGGCCATGGGGCGATTCTTCCTGACGGTGATGGCCGGCGCCGCCGAGATGGAGCGGAACCTCATCCGCGAGCGCACGCGCACCGCCATGGCCGAGTTGAAGCGGCAGGGGCAGGCAGTCTCCCGGCCCGGGTACGGCCAGCGCATCGAGGCCGGCCGGCTGGTCAACGACGAAGCCGAGGCCGCGGTGATCGCCCGCGCCCGGGAGCTTCGTGGCGCTGGCCTGACGCTGCAAGGCATCGCCGACACCCTGACGGCCGAAGGCGTCCCCACCAAGCGCGGCGGGACGTGGGCGCCGGCAACCGTGGCCGGGATCCTCAAGAGGGCGCTGTAA